The following are from one region of the Elgaria multicarinata webbii isolate HBS135686 ecotype San Diego chromosome 13, rElgMul1.1.pri, whole genome shotgun sequence genome:
- the LOC134407806 gene encoding galectin-4-like, whose protein sequence is MAIEFETFKMPYNRAIPLGLEPESWVTLEGVIPQQSKGFQVDFTYGQFLGTSIPLRFKLSFEGPPFHSAVAILNSFTDRQWGEANKVATHFRQGQRFKIQFVVTSKGYKVLENDTFLCEFSHRLSPKRIRFLEMDGDIKLEKVILSWEFRISENRNRCPTFGEGWRGCEQA, encoded by the exons ATGGCGATAGAATTTGAGACGTTT AAGATGCCGTACAACCGGGCTATCCCACTGGGCCTTGAACCGGAGTCatgggtgacactggaaggtgtCATTCCACAGCAAAGCAAAGG GTTCCAAGTGGACTTCACGTACGGCCAGTTCCTCGGAACTAGCATCCCCCTGCGGTTCAAACTCAGCTTTGAGGGACCCCCATTTCACTCCGCCGTGGCGATCCTCAACAGTTTCACAGACAGACAGTGGGGGGAAGCGAACAAGGTGGCCACCCACTTCCGGCAAGGCCAGAGGTTCAAGATCCAATTCGTCGTCACCAGTAAAGGCTACAAG GTACTGGAGAACGATACGTTTCTTTGCGAGTTCAGCCACCGCCTCTCGCCAAAGAGGATCCGCTTCCTGGAGATGGACGGGGACATCAAACTCGAGAAAGTGATCCTTAGCTGGGAGTTCCGCATCAGCGAAAATAGGAACCGCTGCCCGACATTTGGCGAAGGCTGGCGAGGGTGTGAGCAAGCGTGA